One genomic region from Clostridiales bacterium encodes:
- a CDS encoding glutamine synthetase type III, whose protein sequence is MTKVPELFGSMVFNEQVMRERLPKDVFRALQDTIKTGKPISSAVADVVSNAMKDWAIEKGATHYTHWFQPMTGVTAEKHDSFIQPAEGGKVIMNFSGKELIKGEPDASSFPSGGLRSTFEARGYTAWDPTSYAFVKDSVLYIPTAFMAYSGQVLDKKTPLLRSMDSLNTAARRVLKFFGKTPDRVFPSVGPEQEYFLIPRELYKKRPDLIITGRTLFGAKPPKGQELDDHYFGHIKTRVLEYMEDLDAELWKLGILAKTRHNEVAPAQHELAPIYSTVNIATDHNQLTMSVMRKLAKKHDLVCLLHEKPFAGVNGSGKHNNWSISTSDGENLLDPGKDLKNNLQFMVFLTAVIKAVDEHQDLLRLSVASAGNDHRLGANEAPPAIISMFLGDEITDLLETLAQGKEYSNHVGAKLSTGVEAVPVIYEDTTDRNRTSPFAFTGNKFEFRSLGSSINIACSNIMINAAVADVLNGFADELEKIKKTEFEKAAKALIKREYIAHRRIVFNGDNYAAEWVEEAKKRGLLNLKSTPEALSHYDTPENIELFARLKIYTGAEVRARKDILLENYCKVINIEALTMCDITQKQILPAAVAFTTELADNIAKLNALGVEATAQKSLLDKVAKLVTAAYDTEQRLYKAQLEVKTEKDLQTEANLCYSKVLATMQELRGFCDGLEVLMPKNLWPFPTYSDLLLYV, encoded by the coding sequence GTTCCAGCCCATGACAGGCGTCACCGCCGAAAAGCACGACAGCTTTATTCAGCCTGCCGAGGGCGGCAAGGTCATTATGAACTTCTCGGGCAAAGAGCTCATCAAGGGCGAGCCAGACGCGTCGAGCTTCCCGTCGGGCGGCTTGCGCTCGACCTTCGAGGCGCGCGGGTACACGGCGTGGGACCCGACGAGCTATGCGTTCGTCAAGGACAGCGTGCTGTACATCCCGACGGCGTTCATGGCGTACTCCGGTCAGGTGCTCGACAAGAAAACGCCGCTCCTGCGCTCCATGGACAGTCTTAACACCGCGGCGCGCCGCGTACTCAAATTCTTCGGCAAAACGCCCGACCGCGTGTTCCCGTCGGTCGGTCCCGAACAGGAATACTTCCTTATTCCGCGCGAGCTCTACAAAAAGCGTCCCGACTTAATAATCACGGGCAGAACGCTGTTCGGCGCGAAGCCGCCCAAGGGTCAGGAGCTCGACGACCACTATTTCGGGCATATAAAAACGCGCGTGCTCGAATATATGGAGGACCTCGACGCCGAGCTGTGGAAGCTTGGTATCCTCGCAAAGACCAGGCACAACGAGGTCGCGCCCGCGCAGCACGAGCTCGCGCCCATCTATTCGACGGTCAATATCGCGACCGACCACAACCAGCTGACGATGTCTGTCATGCGCAAGCTCGCCAAGAAACACGATCTCGTGTGCTTGCTGCACGAAAAACCGTTCGCGGGCGTGAACGGCTCGGGCAAGCATAACAACTGGTCGATTTCCACGTCGGACGGCGAGAACCTGCTCGACCCCGGCAAGGACCTTAAAAACAACCTGCAATTCATGGTGTTCCTGACCGCCGTAATTAAAGCGGTAGACGAGCATCAGGACCTTTTGCGCCTGTCCGTCGCTTCGGCGGGCAACGACCACCGCTTGGGCGCGAACGAAGCCCCGCCCGCGATCATTTCCATGTTCCTCGGCGACGAGATAACCGATCTCTTGGAAACGCTCGCGCAGGGCAAGGAATACAGCAACCACGTAGGCGCAAAGCTGTCGACGGGCGTCGAGGCGGTGCCAGTTATCTACGAGGACACGACCGACCGCAACCGCACTTCGCCGTTCGCATTCACGGGCAATAAGTTCGAGTTCCGCTCGCTCGGCAGCTCGATCAATATCGCGTGCTCGAACATCATGATCAACGCTGCGGTCGCCGACGTTCTTAACGGGTTCGCCGACGAGCTCGAAAAGATCAAGAAAACCGAGTTCGAAAAAGCGGCGAAGGCGCTTATCAAGCGCGAGTATATCGCGCACAGGCGCATAGTGTTCAACGGCGACAACTACGCCGCCGAGTGGGTAGAGGAGGCGAAAAAGCGAGGACTTTTAAATCTCAAAAGCACGCCCGAAGCGCTCTCGCACTACGACACGCCCGAGAATATCGAGCTGTTCGCGCGGCTCAAAATCTACACGGGCGCGGAAGTGCGCGCGCGCAAGGACATACTTTTAGAGAACTATTGCAAGGTCATTAATATCGAAGCGCTGACCATGTGCGACATCACGCAGAAGCAGATCCTGCCCGCCGCCGTTGCGTTCACGACCGAGCTCGCCGATAATATCGCTAAGCTTAACGCGCTCGGTGTGGAAGCGACTGCGCAAAAGAGTTTGCTCGATAAGGTCGCAAAGCTCGTTACCGCCGCGTACGACACCGAGCAAAGACTGTACAAGGCGCAGCTGGAAGTCAAGACCGAAAAGGATCTCCAAACCGAAGCGAACCTTTGCTATTCCAAAGTTCTCGCGACCATGCAGGAGCTTCGCGGGTTCTGCGACGGGCTCGAAGTGCTTATGCCTAAGAACCTTTGGCCGTTCCCGACTTATTCCGATTTGTTGTTGTACGTATAG